In the genome of Campylobacter avium LMG 24591, the window TAACAGATACAGCGGTGTGGGTGCTGATGGTATGATAGTGCTTTTGCCCTCTAAGGACTATGATTTTGAGTGGGATTTTTACAACTGCGATGGCTCAAAGGCTTCTATGTGTGGAAACGGCGCAAGAGCGGCGGCTTTATTTGCTGTGCAAAGGCTAGGTAAAAATAAAAATTTAAGCTTTTTAAGCGGAGCAGGCGAGATAAAAGCAAGTATTTTTGATGATGAGGTTGAAATTTTACTTAGCAAGGCTAAGGATATAAGGTCTAAATTTAGCTTTGAGGATAAAACTTGGCAAGGTGTTGATACGGGAGTGCCTCATTTGGTGCATTTTTGCGAGGATTTGCAAAGCTTTGATATAGAGCTTTGCAAAAAAGCTAGAGATAAATTTAATGCAAATGTAAATTTTGCTAAGGTGCTTGATAAAGAAAATATGGCTGTAAGGACCTTTGAAAGAGGGGTAGAAAATGAAACCCTAGCTTGTGGGACCGGAATGACGGCTTGTTTTTACCTAGCCTATCTTAATAAGCTTGTTGATAAAAGCGTAAAAATACTGCCAAAAAGCAAGGAGGAGCTGTTTTTAAGGCTTGAAAATGATGATATATATTTTAAAGGAAGGGTTAGATACTGCTTTGAAGCAAATTATAATCTTGCTTAGCTTTACGCCACTTTTTGCCTTTGCTATAAATGGGGGCTTTGATGAGAATTTTTACAAGGCAAGTATAGAGGAAAAAAGAAAAATTTTCATAAAAACCATAAATGAGCTTTTAG includes:
- the dapF gene encoding diaminopimelate epimerase, with amino-acid sequence MRLYKYCASGNDFVIFSTDEKKDRSNLAKELCNRYSGVGADGMIVLLPSKDYDFEWDFYNCDGSKASMCGNGARAAALFAVQRLGKNKNLSFLSGAGEIKASIFDDEVEILLSKAKDIRSKFSFEDKTWQGVDTGVPHLVHFCEDLQSFDIELCKKARDKFNANVNFAKVLDKENMAVRTFERGVENETLACGTGMTACFYLAYLNKLVDKSVKILPKSKEELFLRLENDDIYFKGRVRYCFEANYNLA